From the Eleutherodactylus coqui strain aEleCoq1 chromosome 7, aEleCoq1.hap1, whole genome shotgun sequence genome, one window contains:
- the LOC136573442 gene encoding vomeronasal type-2 receptor 26-like: MFLLLLDADNCIKCPDDEWSNEKRDQCYPKIIEFISYHDDTIAAVFSSLSIFGCLITSLVLGIFIYYRDTPIVKANNRNLSYLLLVSIILSFLSIFLFLGRPIDVTCRLRETTFGIIFSIAISSLLAKTVMVCVAFKSTKPGSLWRKWLGVKLPYAIVLLGSSIQAVICLIWLSISPPFQNLDTHSYPGKIIIQCNEGSVIGFYSVLGYMGLLAAVSFVLAFMVRTLPDSFNEAKYITFSMLLFCSVWISMIPAYLSTRGKYMVAVEIFAVMVSSAGLLGCFFFPKCHIILCKSEMNKKTFIFSKNI, from the coding sequence ATGTTCTTGCTACTTTTAGATGCTGATAACTGCATTAAATGTCCAGATGATGAATGGTCAAATGAAAAGAGGGACCAATGCTATCCTAAAATCATAGAATTCATCTCTTATCACGATGACACAATTGCTGCAGTTTTCTCATCTCTTTCAATCTTTGGCTGTCTTATAACTAGTTTGGTACTTGGAATATTTATTTACTACCGGGACACTCCTATTGTTAAAGCTAATAACCGAAACCTGAGTTATCTCCTCCTGGTCTCCATCATCCTTAGCTTCCTCTCCATATTCTTGTTTCTTGGTCGTCCTATCGATGTAACTTGTAGATTACGTGAGACCACTTTTGGAATCATCTTCTCAATAGCCATTTCTTCACTTCTTGCCAAGACTGTTATGGTCTGTGTTGCATTTAAATCTACTAAACCTGGAAGCCTTTGGAGAAAATGGTtgggtgtgaagctgccctatgcCATAGTGTTATTAGGTTCATCTATTCAGGCTGTTATCTGTTTGATCTGGTTATCAATCTCTCCCCCATTCCAAAACCTAGACACTCATTCTTATCCTGGtaagattatcattcagtgtaatgaaggTTCTGTTATTGGATTCTACTCTGTATTGGGGTATATGGGGCTCCTGGCAGcagtgagctttgttctggctttcatggtgaggacattacctgacagttttaatgaggccaagtacatcaccttcagcatgctgctgttctgcagtgtctggatctcCATGATCCCAGCTTATCTGAGCACCAGGGGGAAATACATGGTGGCAGTGGAGATATTTGCAGTAATGGTGTCCAGCGCTGGActtttaggttgtttttttttcccaaaatgtcatATAATTTTGTGTAAATctgaaatgaataaaaaaaccTTTATATTTAGTAAGAATATCTAG